A genomic stretch from Anaerococcus mediterraneensis includes:
- a CDS encoding acyl-[acyl-carrier-protein] thioesterase: MIDTNTYKIGLKECNQNGFLTIKNMISLMLDVSFDQARRVEKNIDMDNFAWMLYSWDLEIKRPIKDQEKIEISTIPTHMKRFYAYRQFHVKKDGEVIANALAKFILFDKEKLRPAIIGKDLEEAYGRENQNLFEKKVKKEEDFDQSKDIYIRKADKDINGHVNNALYFDYIKEMGEFKDENISFIKMVYKNEIRDEKKIHLSYKKADKVCSFSIDSPGKNHAYGEILYV, encoded by the coding sequence ATGATAGATACAAATACTTATAAAATTGGACTAAAAGAGTGCAATCAAAATGGATTTTTGACTATAAAAAACATGATCAGTCTTATGCTAGATGTCTCTTTTGACCAGGCTAGGAGGGTTGAGAAAAATATAGACATGGACAACTTTGCTTGGATGCTTTATTCTTGGGACCTAGAGATAAAAAGACCAATCAAAGACCAGGAAAAAATAGAAATCTCAACCATCCCAACCCATATGAAAAGATTTTATGCCTATAGACAGTTTCATGTAAAAAAAGATGGGGAAGTCATAGCAAATGCCCTTGCTAAATTTATCCTCTTTGATAAAGAGAAATTAAGACCAGCCATCATTGGCAAAGACTTGGAGGAGGCCTACGGAAGAGAAAATCAAAATCTTTTTGAAAAAAAGGTCAAAAAAGAAGAAGATTTTGACCAAAGCAAGGATATCTATATCAGAAAAGCTGACAAGGACATAAATGGCCATGTAAACAATGCCCTTTATTTTGACTATATAAAGGAGATGGGTGAGTTTAAGGATGAAAATATATCCTTTATAAAAATGGTCTACAAAAATGAGATCAGAGATGAAAAAAAGATCCACCTATCTTATAAAAAAGCTGATAAAGTTTGTAGTTTTTCTATAGATTCGCCTGGTAAAAACCACGCTTATGGGGAGATTTTGTATGTATAA
- a CDS encoding HD domain-containing protein, producing MYKENFGNIPNKDKVRSMVEEAYKKNPGSWIIHAHMVGKTAEKMAKEIGLDPDIAYACAYLHNIGESRAYEGMRSFIEAFRILRSESYFFPARIALGYSFVDNDIRFYGGEKNISDRDLELIKNFLRQREIGPYDRLIMALDNLIGEDYLGFEKRKLEKESIDLDPEFRQKREEIIRSYIDDLEKILEKPIKSYLPRPKYYKFPYNLFSKDN from the coding sequence ATGTATAAAGAAAATTTTGGCAATATACCAAACAAGGACAAGGTAAGGTCTATGGTAGAAGAAGCCTACAAAAAAAATCCAGGCTCCTGGATAATCCATGCCCATATGGTGGGAAAAACTGCTGAAAAAATGGCAAAAGAAATCGGCCTTGATCCAGATATAGCCTATGCCTGTGCCTACCTACACAATATTGGAGAATCTAGGGCCTATGAGGGGATGAGATCTTTCATAGAAGCCTTTAGGATTTTAAGGTCTGAGTCTTATTTTTTTCCAGCAAGGATTGCTCTGGGATATAGTTTTGTAGACAATGATATAAGGTTTTATGGGGGAGAGAAAAATATTTCTGACAGAGATCTGGAGCTTATAAAAAATTTCCTCAGACAAAGGGAGATTGGCCCCTATGATAGGCTTATAATGGCCCTTGATAACCTAATAGGAGAGGATTATCTGGGTTTTGAAAAACGTAAGCTTGAAAAAGAGTCTATAGACCTTGACCCTGAGTTTAGGCAAAAAAGAGAAGAAATAATTAGGTCTTATATAGATGACCTAGAAAAAATCTTGGAAAAACCTATAAAATCCTATTTGCCAAGGCCAAAATATTATAAATTCCCATATAATTTGTTT